A segment of the Mastacembelus armatus chromosome 7, fMasArm1.2, whole genome shotgun sequence genome:
GTTTTACCAGTGAGAATGTAAccatgcatatatgtgtgtttgagaggtTGAGTTGACCCAGATCTGCTTATTAGCATCAGGAGGAGGGGGACAGCAGTCACTTAAAGCTTTGTGCCTGAGCACTGAACTGTGCTGGGGCTGCAGTGACACACCATCAAGCTTTATACAGTAACatccctcccacacacacacacacacacacacacacttttcttccttcatctttttcctcttctgctcCCAAATATCTGCGCTATCCAGGAAATAAACTTAattgagaaaacacacaacaaaaactgaattatAGGAAGGTTTGCATGTTTCCTTACTACAATTGAGTATAACATAGTTGACTAATATGTTAAAGCCAATGTATATACATGACATATTTGGCATCTTTTGATTTTGGATGAGAATTTAAAAGTTCTGCTAATTTTGCAAATTGGAAGGGTTTTAAATAATAGCTAACCCATGCAAATTTGTGAGCAGGTATTATATTTGTCATATCATGTTTAAGACGTAACATCAGTCACATCTGTAGCATTAAAATAGGCTTATTATCGAATGAAGGCGTGCATGGCAATCCAAGATTCTGCATGGCTAGTCTAGATAGAGCACACTTTTCACACAAACGTGAAAAGCTCCATGGGCAAATTGACTGAAGGGCCTGAATTGAAGCAGAGTGGGATGTACAGTAGCTCTCATGTGCAGGTGTCCCACATCACCAGCTGAGGCTTCACTCGGTCAGCTGAGAGTAACCGGATGGCAGAAATAAGGGATCTCACAGCCTGAGGGAAAAATCTCTGTTCAGTGCTTTTATTGTAGCTTTAAAATagattaatctttttttttttttttttttggcaattATAGCATTATTTGAGGGGATGATAGAATAACATGCAGATATAACATATCAGAAATGATTGGATATTTAAGTTGAAATCAAGATCCATGTTACTGTGGCTTCTCAGCATGAGTTTGTACCAAATGACCAAACAGTTAGATTAAAGAGGTATTCAAGTATAATTTCTATACaaaattatcaaaatatttcaaTAGTAGCTTTTTAATTcgcagcatggtggctgagtggttagcactgttgcctcacagcaagaaggtcgtgggttcgcatcccggcctttctgtgtggagtttgcatgttctccctgtgcttgcgtgggtttactccgggtactccggtttccacccacagtccaaaaacatgcatgtcaggttgattgatgactctaaattgtgtgtgaggttgtctgtctttgtgtgtctatatgtggccctgcgacagactggtgacctgtccagggtgtacccctgccttccacccgagagagagctgggataggctccagcagatccccgtgaccctgaacaggaaaagcgggtatagaagatggatggatggatttttaatTCTTCTACAGGCTACAATGTGACCCAAATGATAAACAGACCTTCACCATGAACAATTCAGTCTGTGGTCTCATTTCACAGACTCGTTTTTATTTAGAGTATAGTGCGACCTCTGGTGGTAAGAGTTAGGGAACTATTTCACAATTCACATGTATTGCAAATGCAAACTACATTGGTACACATTGCGTAGCTTATTTCTACAAAGCTTAGTTTCACTGTGGACAAACGGGCAATAATATGTAGTTTGATAACATTACgacttatatattttattttacatgtttatattCTACAGAGTTTATCTTATATTAATTTGTGACAACAGAAACGCGTCATTACAACTGGTGGGAACGATATGTCGACGACACCAAGCGTCCACTCGGCTGTATTTTGAAGCGACACCTTCCCAAAATGGCTTCCAAAGCGGAACCGCTCTGTCAGATTTTCTCATTTCAAGACTGTAAAGCGTCTCCTGACCCGGTTTTTGATCTCCCGGCCCAGTGTCTGACCCACACACCGGCCCCTATAGTGATAGACAACGGCTCCTTCCAGACACGGGCAGGCTGGGCGGCTTCGGCGGCGGAGCTTGACTCTCCGCGGCTGCTCTTCAGGTCGGTGGCGGCGCGCAGCAGAGGGGCCGCCCGCAGCGAGACCCAGATCGGTAACGACATCCCGAATCTGGAGCCGCTGCGGTGGCTGCTGAAGAGCCAGTTCGACCGAAACGTTGTGGTCAACTTCGAGATCCAGGAGCTGATTTTTGACTATGTGTTCACACACCTGGGCATCGCCTCAGAGGTGAGTGCTGAAGTCTCCCGTAGTGTTGGGCCAAATGTTGTTTgaatgttgatttaaaaaaaggttttatgttgtttgaattttgttttagctcctgtgtcattttgtttcttatCAGTGCCGGTTTTACTAGAGTAGAAGTTCATGTTAGTTTCCACTGACAGAGTTTTAGTGTGTATCTTTAACTCacttaaatataattaaatatgtGGACTACACTGACAGAGATAGCTTAGGCACAGTGACAAGATTTCATATTTTGACTTTGACCAGACTAAaagcttgatgacagcaattatAATACAAAAAGAGATGTATAGATATCAAAAATGTAAAGTGCCAGGTTATGTTTTGCCATTCCTGTTATATAATTCCTGTTATATGCTCTCTCATGCTTTGATAGGGCCGTGTGGAACATCCAGTCGTGCTGACGGAGGCGCCCTTTAACCCACTGCACTGTCGGCAGATGATGTCGGAGCTGCTGTTTGAGTGTTACCGTGTTCCGTATGTCTCTTACGGGGTCGACGGCTTGTACAGTTTCTACCACAATAACAAGCACAGGAACATCCAGCCGCCACACACTGGGATCATTCTGTCCTCGGGATACCACTGTTCACACATCCTGCCCGTTATCAATGGCAGGTGAGGAGTCATGGATGCAGACAGCTGCttctgtgttgtattttatatttttcttctaaGAAATGTGCTTCCTCTCTCAATGGTTGTATTGTGTCCTTCGTCCTGTGGAGGCTGGACCATTCATGTGTCCAGGGCTCAGTTTTGAACTGATGAGAATTGCAGTTGTGCTTTTTCTACTATAACATGTCAAATGACCCATTGTGATTGACTTTCTTTAATACAATCATACACACACTGTTCAGTAGAGGCTTATTTTGGTCTGGTTTTGATTGAAGACTGGATGCAGTGAACTGTAAGCGTGTGAATGTGGCTGGGAGCCAGGCAGCATCCTACCTGCAGCGACTGCTCCAGCTGAAATACCCAGGTCACTTAGCTGCCATCACACTCAGCCGCATGGAGGAACTGCTGCACGAACACAGTTATACTGCTGTGGATTATCATGAAGGTACAGTATGTCAGTACTAACCTCCTACATCTATTAATATACTTGAAGCATCTTTGGGCAAATTCAAGTTGTCAACAATTAATCATTAATCTTAACAAACATTAATAAACTTTAGAAAACTACTGGAGAGGCATTCAAACACTTTCTTACTTTCTTCTCTACTTACTTCCCATTCCCTCCATTTTGTGTTCTCTACAGAGTTAGAAAAGTGGCGCAGCCCAGACTTTTATGAACGGGAAGTTCACCGTATGCAACTTCCCTTCTCGGGTAAGTTGCCTGGCGGCTGTGTGAGTGTGGAGGAGAGGCAGGAGAGACGAGCTCAGCAGCTTCGACGGCTTCAGGAGATCAACACTCGCCGGCgtgaggagaagctgcagcaggacCAAGAGAGGCTGGACAGACTTATGGCAGTGCAGGCAAGGCACCCATTGTAACAGTAAAGTTACTCTCCTAAGGAACTGAGATGTTTAGATGCTtaataattacaaaaaacatgcaaaatagcAAGTTACTGTAGCTTTGTTAGTTTGATTCTAAAATGCAGCTGGTGTGTGTTGCAGTGTAATAAAAGAGTTTTGTTTATGCAGGAGCTGCTAGAGGATGGCTTGTTGGATCAGTTTCATAAGAGCTTGGTGGAGCTGAACATGGATTCAGCTGAGGAGCTGCAGTCATACATCAACAAACTGCAGCTGGCTGTGGAGCAGGGTAAACAGAAATTGCTgcacagtgatggaggagaaggaaagaCAGAGGTGGGTGCTATTCCAACGAAGTCACAGAAAAATAGAATTAGTAAGTCATAAATAAGTCAGTGATCACATATCGAGGCACCAGATCTGGTAAAGATTAGGATGGAAAGAATTGGGATGAATTCTGTTCTGACAGAGAGCTGCCATAAATCTAGGACCAGATATTCAAGTGTCCCAGATTTGATATGAAAGaaactgattttgtttgtttacgtATCCATGAAAAGATCAGGTctgaaaaaatctgatttttgcTGCTTTAGCTTTTAATGTGAACACTGGCTTTCCTTGCAactgaaacaaaatgtattCTGGTATTTTATTAACAAGCactagaatatatatatatttttatacaccCTGAGGACAGGACAGCAATATATAAACTCTGTTTCCATGTCTGTGCCTTTTCTGTGTATGCCAAGATGTCAAACCAGTCTGTATTCCCCACAGAAAATATCAGCTGATCAAATTAGGAGGCACTGAGCTGCAGTCAAATTAAAATTATTCAGTAAATAGTTAAGTCTGATAGTCATTAGTGTGAATGTGCCGCGAGGTTCTGCAGGATCTATCCTTGTTTgctacagtctgtgtgtggcAGCCAATGTGAAGCCTGAGGCTGTTCTGTCGCTCTGTGCCAGGTGCCTGAACTGGAACAGCCGATGGATGAAGGAGATGGAGTGGCACTAATGGATTCTGACTTCCCTGAGGACGCGCTGCCAGAAAAACCTGCTAATGTCATTCAGGTAATAGTGCAGAGACACTAGAACGTCCCAAACAGATATTTAGATCCTCATTAATGAAGTGCAGGCAGTCATCTTCTGGTTTTGAACATGTGACAGGATGTGTGAGAAACTTTCTGTCCCATAGAAGGTTATTGTGCCAGAATAATAATGAATCTAGCTACTATGACACTAAAGATTAATTTTGATCTTGTCTCCAGCCCGTGTTCAACATGGCGGAATACCACCAGCTGTTTGTAGGGACAGAGCGTTTGCGGTGTCCAGAGATCCTGTTCCAACCCTCGCTGATTGGAGAGGACCAGATGGGACTAATGGAGACACTGCAGTACGTCCTGGCCAGGTAATGACATGGTCAACTAAGTGCATGAAAAAAAAGATCTATGGTCTATATAACACTGACTTACATATTAACTACAgcactacctgaatttcccttcagagatgaataaagtttatcttatcttatcttttcttatatattttttcacattaacataACTTTTAGCAAACAGTAAGAAGCATTctgatgtgtcatgtttttttcttatttcttctttaCCTCATACAGGTACACTCCAGAGCAGCAGGAGGCGATGGTGAGCAATGTGTTTTTGACAGGGGGGAACATGCAGTATCCTGGGATAAAAGAGAGGGTGGAGAGAGAACTGCTGGCTATGAGGCCATTCCAGTCCCATTTCAAGGTACAGTCTATATCATTGTTTTCACCCAGGCTGAATTTTTGTCAGAAAATcagaaatgttattaaaattaaaaaaaaaaaaaaagtttaattgtATATCTTTGCTATTTTGGCTACGAAAAAGTCTTTGTGCATCATTGCTAATCCAAAGCACAAAGTCTTTTTCactaaaaatgataaataaaattaattaaaactatgattttaaggtttttatttctACCAATATGAGTTTCACCTGTATATTTCCAAATAGACTAACCTATTGCATGCCTTGTTAACCTGTGTGACTTTCCATTTGGCATTactctctgtttgtgtctctcatATCTGGAAAGTGAAGGCACAGTGATCCCAGTGGATCAGCGCTATGAGCTATGACAGTGTGAggaaccctcaaactcccaggcctcgGGCAGAAGTTTGAATATATATTTGGCTCTGTATGACTCCCAGGTGACCATGGCGTTGCGGCCGGCCCTTGACTCCTGGTACGGGGCAAGAGACTGGGCATTGGAGCATCCacctggaggagcagcagagggatGGATCAGCAGACAGGACTATGAGGAGAAAGGAGGCGAGTATCTGAGCGAGCACTGTGCTTCCAACGTCTTCATTCCCATGAAGATCGCCAAACCGGCTCCTGCTCGCCCCGCTGAGTCCTCGCTCACATCAACAGgagcttctgctgctgctgttacc
Coding sequences within it:
- the actr5 gene encoding actin-related protein 5, with protein sequence MASKAEPLCQIFSFQDCKASPDPVFDLPAQCLTHTPAPIVIDNGSFQTRAGWAASAAELDSPRLLFRSVAARSRGAARSETQIGNDIPNLEPLRWLLKSQFDRNVVVNFEIQELIFDYVFTHLGIASEGRVEHPVVLTEAPFNPLHCRQMMSELLFECYRVPYVSYGVDGLYSFYHNNKHRNIQPPHTGIILSSGYHCSHILPVINGRLDAVNCKRVNVAGSQAASYLQRLLQLKYPGHLAAITLSRMEELLHEHSYTAVDYHEELEKWRSPDFYEREVHRMQLPFSGKLPGGCVSVEERQERRAQQLRRLQEINTRRREEKLQQDQERLDRLMAVQELLEDGLLDQFHKSLVELNMDSAEELQSYINKLQLAVEQGKQKLLHSDGGEGKTEVPELEQPMDEGDGVALMDSDFPEDALPEKPANVIQPVFNMAEYHQLFVGTERLRCPEILFQPSLIGEDQMGLMETLQYVLARYTPEQQEAMVSNVFLTGGNMQYPGIKERVERELLAMRPFQSHFKVTMALRPALDSWYGARDWALEHPPGGAAEGWISRQDYEEKGGEYLSEHCASNVFIPMKIAKPAPARPAESSLTSTGASAAAVTTVTSALTPSCSAVAADVSIVTS